The Halotia branconii CENA392 region TACCAGTAATCAACGCTCGCTTGTTTTGGGTCATGCTCAATTATCCCTTGTTATCTTTGATAAAATAGTCGCAGTGCAATTGATACAACCTAGCAGCTAATCGCTAAATTGCCTAATGGGAAACCTACGGGTTTTAATTAATTGATACAGAAGCTTTACGTAAATAAATATACCAAATCATCAATTAATTTAACAAATTAGCCCTAATCTGCTCAACATTAGATTATTGAGGCATTTGGTGTAAATTTTTTAATCTTTGTCAAAACTTTATCTAGAACGAGTTTTTGTTAAGACTGAACCAACTCAAAATTTTGAATGAACTGAAATCTAATACCAATTTGAAAAAAGAATGCGACAGATCTGGTAGGTTGGGTCAAGAATAGCGCCGCCTAACAAAGCAACGTAAATGTTGGGTTTTTTTATATTCAATATATTCAATGCCCAGTAGTAAATAGTGTGGATGTTCTGGGACTGCACTCAACTACTTACTGAAAAATTTCTCTTCAGTGCAGTCAGACACAATTAACTGCCCATGCGATAACAAGTCGAAAGTTCTCGCAAAAAGGTCTTTTGACTTTTGCGTAAGCAGCACTAGGGGCATAAACTGCCCCACATCATAAAAGTTGAGTTGTGGTTTAGTACGCTCCGTTATTTTTAGGGATAATAACTACATCAATCGTTTTTAACATGATCCATAAATCGAGCCAAAAATTCCTAAACTTGACGTAATGCAAGTCTATTTGGACTCTTCGGGGGTAAGGAATGTCATTACGTCCCGAAACTTGCCACAATCCAGTGATTCCTGGTCGAATTGTTAAAATCTGCTCGATGTGACAACCATATTTTGGTAATTCTTCTGCTACTAGAGGGCGTGGCCCAACAACACTCATGTCCCCTTTTAAAACGTTCCAGAACTGGGGAAATTCGTCCAAGCTAGTAATTCGTAAAAATCGACCAATTTTTGTAATACGGGGGTCTTGTTTGAGCTTAAAACTGCTCTCAAATTCTTGTCGCAACTGGGGCGATGTTTCCATCATTTGTACTAGAACCTCATCCGCATTGCTCACCATTGTTCGGAATTTAATACAATTAAATAGCCTGTAGTTTTTACCCACCCGTTTTTGGACATAAAAAATCGGGCCTTTTGAACTCAAAGCAATTAGCAAGGCCAAGATTAAGTAGACGGGGAAGAACAAAATTAATACGAACAGCGAAAACGTTATATCGAATAGTCGCTTAGCAAACTCTCCGTTTAAGCCCTGAAAAGACAAACCTTTGGGTTTGACTCTGGGCATTTTTGTTTTTTGACCACGCTTTAAGAAAGTACGCGTAGACGTTCTAGCGTCTTGCCGTAGGCCTCGCTTGCCGGAGAGGAGTGAGCTCTGGGCAGTCATCATACTCCTTAATAATCCACACCACACATAGTCCCAATCTTAAAGCCAAAAGTAGGTGCTTCTGGAGGGAAATTGCCAAAAGCCTACAAAACAATTACAAAAATCAAGACCTTTCTAGATGTGATGGTCTTTTTTCTTGGCAATTGTTTATAAAGTCCAGATAGCGCTGTGCAAAGATTTGCGGCGAAAACTGGGCAGCGTGCGATCGCAAATACTCAGGATTAATCGAATTTTGATACAATTCAAATTTTTCTACTGCCTCCACTAAAGCTGCTTCTGTTTGAGTCTTAAAAAATATGCCTGTCCCTGTATCTACATTAGAGCGCAGATCTCGCACAGTTTCTAAAGCGCCCCCTGCACCATAGGCAATCACCGGAGTACCACAAGCTTGTGCTTCCACTAAGGCAATGCCAAAATCTTCACAAGCTGCATACACAAATGCCCTGGCTCTGGCCATATATTTTTTTACCACATCATCAGGCTGCCATCCCAGTATTTGGATGTTAGAGTTAGATATCTTACGAATCTTTTTCATTTCCCCTCCTGTACCAATAATCACCAATGGTCGTTGCAATTGATTGAAAGCTTTGACAATTAGAGATACCTGCTTATAACTCACTAACCGGGAAACTGTCAGGTAAAAATCCTCCTTTTGAGAAAAAAAAGGAAATGCCTCAACATTCACTGGTGGATAGATGACTGTTGCTTCTCGCCGATAGCAGCGCCAAATGCGACGGGCTGTATGCTGCGAATTGGCCACAAAGTAATCAACACGGTTCGCACTCAATACATCCCACTGGCGCAGACGATGCAGCAAATACCGAGTTATCCATCCAGCTACACTATTGCCTAGTTTGCTGTGGCGTAGATAATCAAAGGTTAAATCCCAGGCATAGCGCATGGGGCTGTGACAGTAACAAATATGCAACTGTTCTGGAGTGGTCAAGACTCCTTTAGCTACAGCGTGGGATGAAGACAAAATGATGTCATATTGTCGCAAATCTAGTTGTTCAATCGCCAGCGGCAATAAAGGTAGATATTTTTGGACACCATTACGAGCATTAGGCAAGTGTTGAAGAAATGTTGTGCCAATCTGACGTTGATATAAATAACTTTCACGATTGCTGGATTCAAAGTCAATCAGGGCGTATAAATCGGCATCAACATGATTCAGAATTTCTTGTACAACTAGTTCTGAACCTCCAGTGGCCTTAGGTGTCAGCCACTCATGAACCAGAGCGTATTTCAAGGGCACAGCTAACTTTAACGAGGTAGAAAATATGTAAAAAAGTGTGAGGTTAACTGAAAAGTTTCCCTTTGCAATCAACGAACGGGAAGCGCCCCAGGTTAAACCTAAGACGTTATTCTTTCTCCAGAGGTTCCAGACCTGATAACCTCAGATAGGGAATAGGGCATGGGGCATAGACAGTTATCAGTTATCAATTATCAGTTATCACTGCCCCCTGCTTCTCTGCTCTCTAGCCCCTAAAAACTAAAAATAAGAATGGGAAATTTATGCGAATTTTAATTATGGGTGGTACTAGGTTCATTGGTGTTTACCTAACGCAACTGTTGGTGGAAAAAGGACATGAAGTAGTGCTGTTCAATCGTGGTAATCGTCCTATACCTTCTTTACAGGGGGTAGGACAAATTATAGGCGATCGCACTGACCCCACCCAGCTAAAAGAAAAATTATCTTCAGAAAATTTTGATGCTATTTTCGACAACAATGGCCGAGAACTGACAGATACTCAACCATTGGCAGAAATTTTTCAAGACCGCTTGCAACACTTTGTTTACATGAGTTCTGCGGGAGTGTATCTCAAATCTGACCAAATGCCCCACATCGAAGGGGATGCAGTAGATCCTCAAAGTCGCCATAAGGGTAAGCATGAAACGGAAGCTTACTTGAATGAACAAGGACTGCCATTTACTTCGATTCGCCCAACGTATATTTACGGGCCGCGTAATTATAATGACTTAGAAAGCTGGTTTTTTGACAGAATTGTGCGCGATCGCCCAATTCCTATTCCTGGGAATGGATTACATATTACTCAGCTAGGACATGTCAAAGATTTAGCCACAGCCATGACTCAAGTTTTAGGCAATCAGCAGGCGATAAAACAAATTTATAATGTTTCAGGCGATCGCTATGTCACTTTTAATGGTTTAGCCCGTGCTTGTGCTGTAGCTGCTGGCAAATCACCCGATGCTATCAAAATTGTTAACTACGACCCGAAAAAATTTGATTTTGGTAAGCGTAAGGCTTTTCCAATGCGGGTGCAGCATTTCTTCGCCTCAGTAAATAAGGCTCAAACACAGTTAAATTGGCAGCCTGAATATGATTTGATTTCTGGGCTTAACGATGCCTTGGAAAATGATTATTTAGCAACTGGGCAAGATAAAGCTGAGGTAGATTTCTCTATTGATGAAGAGATTTTAAAAGCTGTTTAGAACTGATCTGAATTACGAATTAGTTTGGATCAATTCCCAATTCTCGTAACTTTGCGCTAATCTCTCAGCCCTTTGGCTTTCCCGTTCTACTGGAGTAGGAACCCAATTTTCCTCTGCATCGTACCAGCGCAACCACAATCGCTCAATTCCTTGGTAAGCACCTTGCCATATTCCTAACCCTAGTTGCAGACTAGGCATCCATATCCGTGGTGTAATCAGATTCAACCCACTGTAGCGGTCTGCAACTAGCTGGAAAGCTTGTAATTTATCAGTGTAGCGATTAAATACAATGTAATATGGAACTCGCAAAATTCGTTCATAAACTTCCCATTTTGTTAGGGGTTGGTTAACTTCCTGTAGAGTTTGCCCCAAGTCTTCTTTTTCTGTCCCAGGAGACAGCAACTCTACCATAACGAAGGGAGCAACGCCTTCTTGCCAAATCACATAACTCAGACGCAAATCTCGTTGTTCATAAAGGCGAGATACTCCCACAGCCGCAAACCAGTCTGGGCGTTTGTACCATAGTGGATGATGAGGATCATAGTAGAGGTTTAAGTCACTGGCAACAAATACCTGCTCTGGTTGATAGTCGGGTGGAGAAAACGTATCGCGCAAGAGTTGGGGTTGGAAAGCGTGAAATTCGTCAGGCAAGCCAGGTTCCTCAGGGTTCTCGCTGGGAAGATCATACATTGTAGGTAAGGCTTCTTTCGCAGGGCGGGGAGGGTCTGTTTGATACATCAGGGCATTCCTAACGGACTATCTTTAAGTTAGCGGATGAGGGGGAAGGTTTGGTAAAGATTAAAATTCTTAAGAAAAAATCTTTTCTATTTTCATTTTATTAAAAAGCAATTAACATCGATTACAAATAATATTTTTTAAAACTATGCTCACAGCATTAATTACAGGAGGCGCAGGTTTTATCGGTGCTAACTTTATTCTTTTAGCCAGAAATAACCAATGGTTAAATGTAATTAATTTAGACAAATTGACTTATGCAAGTAACCTACAAAATTTAGCAGAACTCCAAAATGATAATTATTACCATCTTGTACAAGGAGATATTGGCAATATTGAGTTAGTAACTTATTTACTAGAACAATATCAACCAAATGCAATTATTAATTTTGCTGCGGAAAGCCATGTTGATCGTTCTATCTTAAATCCGCAAAAGTTTATCCAGACTAATGTTTTAGGAACATTTTATTTACTAGAAGCAAGCAGGTTTTACTGGCAAAAACTATCTTCACAACGACAACAGCAATTTCGCTTTTTACATGTCTCAACAGATGAAGTTTACGGCTCACTTAACCTAAAAGACCCAGCCTTCCGAGAAGATACACCTTATGCACCTAATAGTCCTTATGCAGCATCTAAAGCAGCATCTGACCATTTTGTACGAGCCTACTATCACACTTACGGACTGCCCACTTTAACAACAAATTGCTCCAATAATTATGGAATGCGCCAGTTTCCAGAAAAATTAATTCCTTTGACTATTCTCAATGCTATAGATGGTAAACCTTTACCTATATATGGAGACGGGCAAAATATCCGAGATTGGCTTTATGTTATTGACCACTGTAAAGCTATCTATTTGGTTCTACAACAGGGCAAAATGGGTGAAACTTACAATATTGGTGGTCTGAATGAACAAACCAATTTAAGTGTAGTAGAAAAAATCTGTGCCATCCTAGATGAGTTGGTTCCTAAACCTGATTTTAGTTACTCTTCTTTGATGACTTTTGTTAAAGACCGTCCTGGTCATGACCGAAGATATGCCATTGATTGTAATAAAATCAAGCGTGATTTAGGTTGGCAACCTCAAGAAAATTTTGACAGTGGTTTATTAAAGACAGTTCAGTGGTATCTCAATAACTTTGATTGGGTAAATCAGGTACGCTCAGGAGCTTACCAAAACTGGCTAAAACAAAACTATGAAAACAGAAAATCTTAGCAATGCATTATGAAAGGTATTATCTTGGCTGGCGGTTTTGGAACTCGTCTTTATCCATTAACTCATGTTATTAGTAAGCAACTAATGCCTGTTTATGACAAACCAATGATTTATTATCCTTTGTCTGTCTTAATGTTGGCAGGTATTCGGGAGATTTTAATTATTTCTACACCTAACGACTTACCATTATTTCAAAGACTGTTGCATGATGGTAGTCAGTGGGGTTTAAAGTTTAGTTATATTGCCCAACTAAAACCTGAAGGTTTAGCTCAAGCCTTTATTCTAGGCAAATATTTTATTGCTAACGAGCCAGTATGCTTAATTTTAGGTGACAACATTTTTTATGGACATGGTTTAACAGAAGTATTAAATCGGGCTGCCAAATTGAGCCACGGTGGATTAGTATTTGGCTATCAAGTGAAAGATCCTCGACAATATGGGGTAATCGAATTTAACGCATCCGGTTATGTAATCGGTATAGAAGAAAAACCTATAATTCCTAAATCTAAATACGTGATTCCTGGTATTTACTTTTATGATGCCCAAGTTGTAGAAATCGCTGATAGTCTCAAACCTTCTAATCGCAATGAGTTAGAAATTACCGATCTAAACTTAGTTTATTTGCAGCGTGGTCAACTGCAAGTAGAACTTTTAGGAAGAGGATACGCTTGGTTAGATACTGGTACTCACGAATTTCTACACCAAGCAAGTAGTTTTATTCAAACTTTAGAAGAACGACAAGGATTAAAAATAGCTTGTATAGAAGAAATTGCTTATTATCAAGGATATATTGATTCTTGCCAACTCCAATATTTAGCTGAATCTATGGCAAAAAGTAGCTATGGTCAATATCTCATGCAAGTTTTAGAAAATGAGCAAATGTTACCGACAATATCACCGTCAAATATCAAGGAATCGTCTACTGATCATAGTTTACAACTTTTATAGATTATCAATCAATAATTATATTTAGTATATAAAAATGTAGTTATAAAGGTACATTAATGAATATTATACAGACAGAGATTGCTGATATACTAGTGATTGAACCGCATGTATTTAAAGATGATCGCGGTTTTTTTTATGAAAGCTACAACGAAAGAGTTTTTCTAGAAAAAGTAGATATTACTGAACATTTTGTCCAAGATAATCACTCTTATTCTACCAAAAATGTATTACGTGGTTTGCACTATCAAATTCAGCAACCTCAAGGTAAATTAATACGAGTAGTATCAGGTGCAGTTTTTGATGTGGCTGTGGACTTGAGAAAAAGTTCCTCTACTTTTGGTCAATGGATAGGTACAAATCTCACTGCTGAAAATAAAAGACAACTATGGATACCAACAGGCTTTGCTCATGGTTTTTTAGTACTCTCAGCTTATGCTGAAGTTTTGTATAAAACGACAAACTACTATGCACCACAGCATGAACGTACTATATTATGGAACGATCCTAATTTAGCGATCGCTTGGCCAATTCAAACAAAACCCATACTTTCTGCTAAAGATCAAATTGCTAAGTTGCTACCAGACGCAGAGGTGTTTGCATGAAAATCCTCCTCACAGGTGTTACTGGACAGGTGGGTTGGGAATTGCAACGCACTTTGATGACTTTAGGTGAAGTAATTTCTGTAGGACGCAGCCAGCTAAATTTAGCTCAACCAAATACTATTCGCTATATTATTCGAGAAGTTCAACCGAATTTGATTATTAATCCCGCTGCTTACACGGTGGTAGATAAAGCCGAATCGGAACCAGAATTAGCAATGACCATTAATGGTATTGCTCCTGGTATCATGGCTGAGGAAGCAAAGCGATTGGGTGCAGCGATAATTCACTATTCTACAGATTATGTATTTGATGGCGCAAAGACCACACCCTACACAGAATCAGATCAACCTAACCCACAGAATACCTACGGTAAAACTAAACTAGCAGCAGAACAGGCGATCGCATCTGTAGGAGTACCACATTTAATTTTACGCACTAGTTGGGTATATGGGTTGCGAGGTAAAAATTTTTTACTGACTATGCGAAAGCTAGCTTTAGAGAAAGAAGAAATTAAAGTTGTTAATGACCAAATTGGCGCACCTACTTGGAGTCGTGTAATTGCTGAAGCTACAGCACAGATTTTATCTCAAGCTCGACAGGATGTATCTAGTTTTTTTGCTGAAAAAGCTGGAGTTTATCACTTAACAGCCAGTGGAGAAACTAACTGGTATGAATTTGCTCAAGCAATATTTACCTATGATGTCCAATATGATGAGCGCAAGTTACAGAGATTGATAGCAATTAAATCTAAAGATTATTCTACAGTAGCCAGTAGACCAGCGTATTCTTTGTTAAATAGTCAAAAGTTGACTAATAATTTTGGGTTGATTTTACCAGATTGGCAAAGAAGTTTGAAGTTAGTTTTGGTTATGAATAAATAAGTAATTAATTTATTCAACAATGTCATAAATTCCGCGCAGGTAATGGAAGAAAAATCTAACCACAGAGAACGCAGAGAACACAGAGAAATAAGAGTTTTGGAGAGTTATTGCTTAAGCAGATTGCAAATGAGTAGGGTGACAACATGTTGTGTCCCTACCCGTGTCCTTAATTTATGTGAAATATGCTGTATTTTAAACCTTCGCTGTATACGTCATACTTGGTATAAGTATGACACTTTGTCTTTTGACATATCTGAGTCGGTTATTTATTATGCCTAAGCTGCTTCTAGACTGAATTTAGCTTGTATGACCGACAAACACAATAAATTAAAGCTGTTATCCATAGGCATCTCACCGCATGATGGTTTATTCTCGATTGGTGTCTCCCCTCATGGATTAATTTCGATTGGTGCAATTCCCCACGGTTTGATTTCGATTGGATTAGTACCAATGGGCGTTGTTTCGATTGGATTTGTTTCAATGGGGTTATTTAGTGCTGGAACGATCGCAATGGGACTACTCAGCTTTGGAAAAATTAATATGAGTTTAATGCAACTCAACCCAACTAGTATAGAACAGCAACAACCCAGAATGCAGATGAATCCTCAACATAATATGTCTCATTAAAAAAAGGTATTGAGTTAACAATACCTTTTAGTTGTCATCTTAAATTTCAGCTACTGCTCGTTCAATCAAGCGGCGTGCTAAAGTTTGTGTACCTGTGTGTTCGTAATAATTCGTGGACATATCGAGGAATGCTGCCAGGTAATCTAACTTGTCATCGGCAATTTCCACAAAACCTTGCAAGTGATTAACAACCTTTTGGGGCGTTAAATTATTGCCATTAACTAGTCCACTCATCCAACCTTTAACTGAATCAAAACTCTCGCCGATAAAGTTAAGTTTACTACTGGCATTATTGCCCGGTATCGCATCTTGGATGCCTTTGAACGTCGAGTTATTTTCTAATTCCTGGGGATTTGTTTGATTGAGTGCAGATATAGCTTTGCTAATAAAATCTGGCCCTAAGGGAATTAAACCATCAACGCAAACTAACGCCACCATCCGCATGAGTGACTCGCCACTATACTCACCCAAGGAAGCAACAAAATCCCCAATACTATCTCCAGGAATACCGTTGATTTGACAAAAAGCTACTAATTCGGCGACTAATTTCAACGATAAATCAATAGTTTGAGCTTTATCTGCTTTAGGAGTGACAGAATTTAAAAAACTCAAAAGGGGAATTTTTTCACCAACTTTGTTAGCTAAAGCTGCTGCACCAAGGGCTTTATCTGTATTATCAACGGTTTGATAGAGCCACATAGCTCGTTGGTATCCTTGGGAGCGATCATTATAGAGATAAATCGCTCGTTCGCCAATCTGCTGAATTAAATCTTCGTCGGTTTCGCCAGTTACG contains the following coding sequences:
- a CDS encoding sugar transferase codes for the protein MTAQSSLLSGKRGLRQDARTSTRTFLKRGQKTKMPRVKPKGLSFQGLNGEFAKRLFDITFSLFVLILFFPVYLILALLIALSSKGPIFYVQKRVGKNYRLFNCIKFRTMVSNADEVLVQMMETSPQLRQEFESSFKLKQDPRITKIGRFLRITSLDEFPQFWNVLKGDMSVVGPRPLVAEELPKYGCHIEQILTIRPGITGLWQVSGRNDIPYPRRVQIDLHYVKFRNFWLDLWIMLKTIDVVIIPKNNGAY
- a CDS encoding glycosyltransferase, with the protein product MPLKYALVHEWLTPKATGGSELVVQEILNHVDADLYALIDFESSNRESYLYQRQIGTTFLQHLPNARNGVQKYLPLLPLAIEQLDLRQYDIILSSSHAVAKGVLTTPEQLHICYCHSPMRYAWDLTFDYLRHSKLGNSVAGWITRYLLHRLRQWDVLSANRVDYFVANSQHTARRIWRCYRREATVIYPPVNVEAFPFFSQKEDFYLTVSRLVSYKQVSLIVKAFNQLQRPLVIIGTGGEMKKIRKISNSNIQILGWQPDDVVKKYMARARAFVYAACEDFGIALVEAQACGTPVIAYGAGGALETVRDLRSNVDTGTGIFFKTQTEAALVEAVEKFELYQNSINPEYLRSHAAQFSPQIFAQRYLDFINNCQEKRPSHLERS
- a CDS encoding NAD-dependent epimerase/dehydratase family protein yields the protein MRILIMGGTRFIGVYLTQLLVEKGHEVVLFNRGNRPIPSLQGVGQIIGDRTDPTQLKEKLSSENFDAIFDNNGRELTDTQPLAEIFQDRLQHFVYMSSAGVYLKSDQMPHIEGDAVDPQSRHKGKHETEAYLNEQGLPFTSIRPTYIYGPRNYNDLESWFFDRIVRDRPIPIPGNGLHITQLGHVKDLATAMTQVLGNQQAIKQIYNVSGDRYVTFNGLARACAVAAGKSPDAIKIVNYDPKKFDFGKRKAFPMRVQHFFASVNKAQTQLNWQPEYDLISGLNDALENDYLATGQDKAEVDFSIDEEILKAV
- a CDS encoding Uma2 family endonuclease, with translation MYQTDPPRPAKEALPTMYDLPSENPEEPGLPDEFHAFQPQLLRDTFSPPDYQPEQVFVASDLNLYYDPHHPLWYKRPDWFAAVGVSRLYEQRDLRLSYVIWQEGVAPFVMVELLSPGTEKEDLGQTLQEVNQPLTKWEVYERILRVPYYIVFNRYTDKLQAFQLVADRYSGLNLITPRIWMPSLQLGLGIWQGAYQGIERLWLRWYDAEENWVPTPVERESQRAERLAQSYENWELIQTNS
- the rfbB gene encoding dTDP-glucose 4,6-dehydratase — its product is MLTALITGGAGFIGANFILLARNNQWLNVINLDKLTYASNLQNLAELQNDNYYHLVQGDIGNIELVTYLLEQYQPNAIINFAAESHVDRSILNPQKFIQTNVLGTFYLLEASRFYWQKLSSQRQQQFRFLHVSTDEVYGSLNLKDPAFREDTPYAPNSPYAASKAASDHFVRAYYHTYGLPTLTTNCSNNYGMRQFPEKLIPLTILNAIDGKPLPIYGDGQNIRDWLYVIDHCKAIYLVLQQGKMGETYNIGGLNEQTNLSVVEKICAILDELVPKPDFSYSSLMTFVKDRPGHDRRYAIDCNKIKRDLGWQPQENFDSGLLKTVQWYLNNFDWVNQVRSGAYQNWLKQNYENRKS
- the rfbA gene encoding glucose-1-phosphate thymidylyltransferase RfbA, whose protein sequence is MKGIILAGGFGTRLYPLTHVISKQLMPVYDKPMIYYPLSVLMLAGIREILIISTPNDLPLFQRLLHDGSQWGLKFSYIAQLKPEGLAQAFILGKYFIANEPVCLILGDNIFYGHGLTEVLNRAAKLSHGGLVFGYQVKDPRQYGVIEFNASGYVIGIEEKPIIPKSKYVIPGIYFYDAQVVEIADSLKPSNRNELEITDLNLVYLQRGQLQVELLGRGYAWLDTGTHEFLHQASSFIQTLEERQGLKIACIEEIAYYQGYIDSCQLQYLAESMAKSSYGQYLMQVLENEQMLPTISPSNIKESSTDHSLQLL
- the rfbC gene encoding dTDP-4-dehydrorhamnose 3,5-epimerase, encoding MNIIQTEIADILVIEPHVFKDDRGFFYESYNERVFLEKVDITEHFVQDNHSYSTKNVLRGLHYQIQQPQGKLIRVVSGAVFDVAVDLRKSSSTFGQWIGTNLTAENKRQLWIPTGFAHGFLVLSAYAEVLYKTTNYYAPQHERTILWNDPNLAIAWPIQTKPILSAKDQIAKLLPDAEVFA
- the rfbD gene encoding dTDP-4-dehydrorhamnose reductase; this encodes MKILLTGVTGQVGWELQRTLMTLGEVISVGRSQLNLAQPNTIRYIIREVQPNLIINPAAYTVVDKAESEPELAMTINGIAPGIMAEEAKRLGAAIIHYSTDYVFDGAKTTPYTESDQPNPQNTYGKTKLAAEQAIASVGVPHLILRTSWVYGLRGKNFLLTMRKLALEKEEIKVVNDQIGAPTWSRVIAEATAQILSQARQDVSSFFAEKAGVYHLTASGETNWYEFAQAIFTYDVQYDERKLQRLIAIKSKDYSTVASRPAYSLLNSQKLTNNFGLILPDWQRSLKLVLVMNK